The genomic DNA CTTCCTGTTTCCCCTTCTATTTCCCTTTCTGTTTCCCCTTCTATTTCCCTTCCTGTTTCCCCTTCTATTTCCCTTCCTGTTTCCCCTTCTATTTCCCTTCCTGTTTCCCCTTCTATTTCCCTTTCTGTTTCCCCTTCTATTTCCCTTCCTGTTTCCCCTTCTATTTCCCTTTCTATTTCCCCTTCTATTTCCCTTTCTGTTTCCCCTTCTATTTCCCTTTCTATTTCCCTTTCTGTTTCCCCTTCTATTTCCCTTCCTATTTCCCCTTCTATTTCCCTTTCTGTTTCCCCTTCTATGTCCCTTTCTGTTTCCCCTTCTATTTCCCTTTCTGTTTCCCCTTCTATTTCCCTTTCTGTTTCCCCTTCTATTTCCCTTTCTGTTACAGTGAATCAGTCTGGAACTGTTGCTGTGTCACCTTACTTCTCTTCGTCCAACAGATATGAACACCAccacctgtctgtcactctctgtctgtctgtctgtctgtctgtctgtctgtctgtctgtctgtctgtctgtctgtctgtctgtctgtctgtctgtctgtatctgtctctgtctgtctctgtctgtctgtatctgtctctgtctatctgtctctgtctgtctctatctgtctctgtctgtctgtctgtctgtctgtctgtctgtctgtctgtctgtctgtctgtctgtctgtctgtctctatctgtctctgtctgtctctatctgtctctatctgtctctatctgtctctgtctgtctctatctgtctctatctgtctctgtctgtctctgtctgtctctgtctgtctctgtctgtctctgtctatctgtctctgtctgtctctatctgtctctgtctgtctctatctgtctctgtctgtctcgttaGCGGACATTATATTCATGGTAAACGTATGTCGGCTCAAttggaaattacctttacatttatTTAACGGAATCTGTAACTATTCAGCGATACGGATTAAATAGATAAATACATTCCTTAAAGAGGATATCTACAGGTTCATTTCAAGGACATGTTAATGATTTTTGTAGAAGTTTTTTTGCTGTCAGTACCTTGATTTCACCAAGACATGGTGACAGTGACCAATTGAATACTGAAAATGTAGTGGCCAATGAACGGTCAATACTGCTGGAGAAAGTGGAGAGGAAGATGAGGTCATTTAACTGTTGATAGACTTGGAGAGAGAGCATCTTGGCTGTTATGTTGATAGACTTGGAGAGAGAGCATCTTGGCTGTTATGTTGATAGACTTGGAGAGAGAGCATCTTGGCTGTTATGTTGATAGACTTGGAGAGAGAGCACCTTGGCTGATATGTTGATAGACTTGGAGAGAGAGCATCTTGGCTGTTATGTTGATAGACTTGGAGAGAGAGCATCTTGGCTGATATGTTCATAGACTTGGAGAGAGAGCATCTTGGCTGTTATGTTGGTAGAGAGAGAGCATCTTGGCTGTTATGTTGGTAGAGAGAGAGCATCTTGGCTGTTATGTTGATAGAGATAGAGCATCTTGGCTGTTATGTTGATAGAGAGAGCATCTTGGCTGTTATGTTGGGAGAGAGAGCATCGTGGCTGTTATGTTGGTAGAGAGAGCATCTTGGCTGTTATGTTGATAGAGAGAGCATCTTGGCTGTTATGTTGGTAGAGAGAGCATCTTGGCTGTTATGTTGATAGAGAGAGCATCTTGGCTGTTAGAGCATCTTGGCTGTTATGTTGGTAGAGATAGAGCATCTTGGCTGTTATGTTGATAGAGAGAGCATCTTGGCTGTTATGCTGGTAGAGAGAGAGCATCTTGGCTGTTATGTTGGTAGAGAGAGCATCTTGGCTGTTATGTTGGTAGAGAGAGCATCTTGGCTGTTAtgttgatagagagagagcatcttggctgttatgttgatagagagagagcatctTGGCTGTTATGTTGGTAGAGAGAGCATCTTGGCTGTTAtgttgatagagagagagcatctTGGCTGTTAGAGCATCTTGGCTGTTATGTTGGTAGAGATAGAGCATCTTGGCTGTTATGTTGATAGAGAGAGCATCTTGGCTGTTATGCTGGTAGAGAGAGAGCATCTTGGCTGTTATGTTGGTAGAGAGAGCATCTTGGCTGTTATGTTGGTAGAGAGAGCATCTTGGCTGTTAtgttgatagagagagagcatcttggctgttatgttgatagagagagagcatctTGGCTGTTATGTTGGTAGAGAGAGCATCTTGGCTGTTatgttggtagagagagagagcatcttgGCTGTTATGTTGATAGAGAGAGCATCTTGGCTGTTAtgttgatagagagagagcatctTGGCTGTTATGTTGATAGAGAGAGCATCTTGGCTGTTATGTTGGTAGAGAGAGCATCTTGGCTGTTAtgttgatagagagagagcatcttggctgttatgttgatagagagagagcatctTGGCTGTTATGTTGATAGAGAGAGCATCTTGGCTGTTatgttggtagagagagagagcatcttgGCTGTTATGTTGATAGAGAGAGCATCTTGGCTGTTAtgttgatagagagagagcatctTGGCTGTTATGTTGATAGAGAGAGCATCTTGGCTGTTAtgttgatagagagagagcatctTGGCTGTTATGTTGATAGAGAGAGCATCTTGGCTGTTAtgttgatagagagagagcatctTGGCTGTTATGTTGATAGAGAGAGGCATCTTGGCTGTTATGTTGGTAGAGAGAGAGCATCTTGGCTGTTAtgttgatagagagagagcatctTGGCTGTTATGTTGGTAGAGAGAGAGCATCTTGGCTGTTATGTTGGTAGAGAGAGCATCTTGGCTGTTAtgttgatagagagagagcatctTGGCTGTTATGTTGatagagggcggcagggtagcctatatatatatatatagagagagagatagatatcaCATCACCACCATTACagctattatatatatatatatatttcaccttcaCTTTGTTTTCAGGATTTCTTGAACTTCCAcctaattaaaatatatatatatttaaaaagggaagtcagtttagaacaaattcttatttacaattacagcctaccagggaacagtttgttaactgccttgttcaagggcagaacaacagatttttaccttgttcgCTCAGGGGATTCGATcttagcaacctttcagttactggcccaaatctctaaccactaggctaccctgccccctctacactctaaccactaggctaccctgccccctctacactctaaccactaggctacctgcctctacactctaaccactaggctaccctgccgcccctacactctaaccactaggctacctgcctctcctcATACAGCTAAGAATAATTTAAATGAGAATGACCAATCAGCCAGACACAGAGTATTTTTTACTAAGGCATCTACTCACTACAGCTTTCACACTTCCTGTTGCCGTAGAAGAGGCCAGTCCAAAGAGGGGAGGAGACACTATGGATTCAATCCCTTGAGAGGGGCCTTGAGATAGAGCACAGAAcccaaaaatatataaaaacgcaacatgcaacaacgTCAAAAGAGTTAAGAGTTCCAAATCAGGGCCTGAATTGAAATTAAATCATTAGAcgctaatctatagatttcacatgactgggattaCGGATAAAGGTGTCCGtgaccaacaacaacaaaatgttttgggtgtggatcagaaacacAGTCATTTTCCTCAGATACGCGACACATTTCCTATATGCATATAGTTGATCCATCTGTTGATTGTGACctttggaatgttgtcccacactTTCTCCAATGGCTGTGAGATACGTTGCTTGAATATTGGCGggaaactggaacacgctgtcatataTACGTCAACCCACAGCATCCTAAACattctcaatgggtgacatgtctggtgagtctgcaggccatggaagaactgggacatttttcagcttccaggaattgtgtaacAGATCCTTGAGATACGGGGCCTTGAGATACGGGGCCTTGAGATACGGGGTCTTGAGATACGGGGTCTTGAGATACGGGGCCTTGAGATACGGGGCCTTGAGATACGGGGCCTTGAGATACGGGGTCTTGAGATACGGGGTCTTGAGATACGGGGCCTTGAGATACGGGGCCTTGAGATACGGGGCCTTGAGATACGGGGCCTTGAGATACGGGGTCTTGAGATACGGGGCCTTGAGATACGGGGCCTTGAGATACGGGGCCTTGAGATACGGGGCCTTGAGATACGGGGCCTTGAGATACTTGAGATACGGGGCCTTGAGATACGAGATACGGGGCCTTGAGATACGGGGCCTTGAGATACGGGGCCTTGAGATACCTTGAGATACGGGGCCTTGAGATACGAGATACGGGGCCTTGAGATACGGGGCCTTGAGATACGGGCCTTGAGATACGGGGCCTTGAGATACGGGGCCTTGAGATACGGGGCCTTGAGATACAGGGGCCTTGAGATACGGGGCCTTGAGATACGGGGCCTCTTGAGATACAGGGCCTTGAGATACGGGGCCTTGAGATACGGGGTCTTGAGATACAGGGCCTTGAGATACGGGGCCTTGAGATACGGGGCCTTGAGATACGGGGCCTTGAGATACGGGGCCTTGAGATACGGGGCCTTGAGATACGGGGCCTTGAGATACGGGGCCTTGAGATACGGGGCCTTGAGATACGGGGCCTTGAGATACGGGGCCTTGAGATACGGGGCCTTGAGATAGATACGGGGCCTTGAGATACGGGGCCTTGAGATACGGGGCCTTGAGATACGGGGCCTTGAGATACGGGGCCTTGAGATACGGGGCCTTGAGATACGGGGCCTTGAGATACGGGGCCTTGAGATACGGGGCCTTGAGATACGGGGCCTTGAGATACGGGGCCTTGAGATACGGGGCCTTGAGATACCTTGAGATACGGCCTTGAGATACGGGGCCTTGAGATACGGGGCCTTGAGATACGGGCCTTGAGATACGGGGCCTTGAGATACGGGGCCTTGAGATACGGGGCCTTGAGATACGGGGCCTTGAGATACGGGGCCTTGAGATACGGGGCCTTGAGATACGGGGCCTTGAGATACGGGGCCTTGAGATACGGGGCCTTGAGATACGGGGTCTTGAGATACGGGGCCTTGAGATACGGGGCCTGAGATACGGGGCCTTGAGATACGGGGCCTTGAGATACGGGGCCTTGAGATACGGGGCCTTGAGATACGGGGTCTTGAGATACGGGGCCTTGAGATACGGGGCCTTGAGATACGGGGCCTTGAGATACGGGGCCTTGAGATACGGGGCCTTGAGATACGGGGCCTTGAGATACGGGGCCTTGAGATACGGGGCCTTGAGATACGGGGCCTTGAGATACGGGGCCTTGAGATACGGGGCTTTGAGATTGAGATACGGGGCCTTGAGATACGGGGCTTTGAGATACAGGGCCTTGAGATACGGGGATACCTTGAGATACGGGGCCTTGAGATACGGGGCCTTGAGATACGGGGCCTTGAGATACGGGGCCTTGAGATACGGGGCCTTGAGATACGGGGCCTTGAGATACGGGGCCTTGAGATACGGGGCCTTGAGATACGGGGCCTTGAGATACGGGGCCTTGCATGAAAaggctgaaacatgaggtggtggCGTTGGATGAATGGGACGACAACGGGACtcgggatctcgtcacggtatttctgtgcattcaaatcgcCATccacttttatatatatatatatatatatatatatatatatatatatatatatacacagacacataccttagccaaacacatttaaactcagttttacacaaatcccgacatttaatcctagtaataattccctgtttttaggtcagttaggatcaccactttattttaagaatgtgaaatgtcagaataatagtagagataatgatttatttcagctttaatttctttcatcacattcccagtgggtcagaagtttacatacactcaaataatatttggtagcattgtctttaaattgtttaacttgggtcaaacattttgggtagccttccacaagcttcccacagtaagttgggtgaattttggctcattcctcattcctcctgacagagctggtgtaactgagtcaggtttgtaggcctccttgctcacacatgctttatGCTTTTTCAGTCtaagggattgaggtcagggctttgtgatggccactcaaatactttgactttattgtccttaagccattttgccacaactttggaagtatgtttggggtcattgtccatttggaagacccatttacaaccaagctttaacttcctgactgatgtcttgagatgttggttcaatatatccacatagttttccttcctcatgatgccatctattttgtgaagtgcaccagtccctcctgcagcaaagcacccccgcaacATGATTCTGCctcccctgtgcttcacggttgggatggtgttcttcggattgcaagcctccccctttttcctcgaaacataacgatggtcattatggccaaacagttctatttttgtttcatcagtccagaggacatttctccaaaaagtatgatctttgtccccatgtgccattgcaaaccgtagtctggcttttttatttgcggttttggagcagtggcttccttgagcggcctttcagattatgtcgatatagtactcgatttactgtggatatagataattttgtacccatgtcctccaggatcttcacaaagtcctttgctgttgttctgggattgatttgcacttttcacaccaatgtacgttcatctctaggagacagaacgcgtctccttcctgagcggtatgacggctgcgtggtcccatggtgtttatacttgacaGATCCACtgaataaaattagattttaagaggaggaaggaggaggagaagaggggcaTGGTAACAGCAGGGAGGAGTCAAGACCTTGTGTCGCGATCGTCTAAGGTGGAACCAGGGacccaaagcgcagcgtggtgagggGGGAGGGGGCTGTGAGGGGGGGGCTGTGACGTGGTGAGGAGGGGGGAGGCTGTAGCGTGGTGAGGGGGGGGGAGGCCGTAGcgtggtgaggagggggaggccaTAGcgtggtgagggagggggaggcttTAGcgtggtgagggagggggaggctgTAGCGTGGTGAGGGGGCTGTAGTGTGGTGAGGGGGGCTGTGAGGTGATGAGGGGGGCTGTGACATggtgaggaggggggggaggcTGTAGCGTGGTGCGGAAGGGGAGGAGGCTGTAGCGTGGTGAGGGGGTGTGAcgtggtgaggagggggaggctgTAGCGTGGTGAGGGAGGGGGCTGTAGcgtggtgagggagggagggactgtagcgtgatgagggagggagggaggctgtagcgtggtgagggagggggaggctgtagcgtggtgagggagggggaggctgtagcgtggtgagggaggggggaggctGTAGcgtggtgagggagggggaggctgtagcgtggtgagggagggggaggctgtagcgtggtgagggagggggaggctgTAGCGtggtgagggggagggggaggctgTAGcgtggtgagggagggggaggctgTAGCGTGGTCAGGGAGGGGGAGGCTGCAGCGTGGTGAGGGATGGGGGAGGCTGTAGcgtggtgagggagggggaggctgtagcgtggtgagggagggggaggctgtagcgtggtgagggagggggaggctgTAGTGtggtgaggggagggggaggctgTAGcgtggtgagggagggggaggctgtagcgtggtgagagagggggagactgtaGCGTGGTGAGGGGGGGGAGGCTGTAGCtgtggtgagggagggggaggctgtagcgtggtgagggagggggaggctgTAGCGTGGTGAGGGAGGGGAAGGCTGTAGCgtggtgagggaggggggaggctGTAGCgtggtgagggaggggggaggggggaggctgtagcgtggtgagcgtacatgcTTCTTTATTATGAGATGTCGCCAACCAAACAATAAACATCAAAACGAAACCGTGACGCCAAcgtagtgctcacaggcaactatacatggacaacaacccacaaatacaggtgggaaaaaggctgcctaagtatggttctcaatcagagacaacgatagacagctgcctctgattgagaaccacacccggccaaacacacagaaatacaaatcaTAGAAAAggggacatagaatgcccacccaaatcacaccctgaccaaaccgaAATAGAGACACATAAAGCTCTCTActgtcagggcgtgacaccttgAAGATATTATCTACCAAGGAAACAGGGACCAGAACATGGTAACAGCAGGGAGAAGTCATTATCAGCAGGGAGAAGATATTATCTACCAAGGAAACAGCAGCTTTGTTCTACCACTCACTCTTTCAAACACAATGTGACTAATTTCTGTGGCCTGTcaccgctttctctctctctcaattcaatttcaatttaatgggctttattggcatgggaatcatatgtttacattgtcaaagcaagtgaagtagatcatCTCCAAAAGGGAAgtaaacaaaaatgaacagtaaacttTACACTCatagaagttccaaaagaataaagacatttcaaatgtcatattatgtatatatatacagtgttgtaacggtGTAccaatggttaaagtacaaaagggaaaataaagaaacataaatatgggttgtacatttacatttaaatttaTCTACTGTAAGGAAACagggctaaatggcatatattattattattatataagtcATTTAAGATATTATCTACCAAGGAAACAAATTGGGCATTCACATggtatgacatccagtggagaaGCCATTACAATAGGgcatctaaatatttttagggggtgagaaggagctTACTCTaccatcctaggtattccttgaagaatggggtttcaggtgtctccggaaggtggcctgtcactccgctgtcctggcgtcgtgagggagtttgttccaccattgggggccagagggCTTTTGACTGGCTGATGCGGGAACTGTATgtttcagtggtagggaggcgagcaggccagaggtggatgaacagtgcccttgtttgggtgtagggcctgatcagagcctggaggtactgaggtgtattcccctcacagctccgtaacggcaagcaccatggtctaaAGTACAAATGGAAAATCAACTGAAACCAGTGccttgtatttacaatggtgtttgttcctgactagttgcccttttctcgtggcaacaggtcacaaatatttctgctgtgatgacacactgtggtatctcacctagtagatatgggagtttatcagaataggatttgttttcaaattgtGTGGATCTGTGCAATTTCAgggaatatgtgtctctaatacggtcatacattgggcaggaggttaggaagtgcaactcagtttccacctcatttgtgggcagtgagcacatagcctgtcttctctagagagccatgtctgtctacggcggcctttctcaatagcaaggctatgctcactgagtctgtacatagtcaaagctttccttaaatttgggtcagtcacagtggtcaggtattctgccactgtgtactctctgtttagggccaaatagcattctagtttgctctgtttttttgttaattctttccaatgtgtcaagtaattatctttttgttttctcatgatttggttgggtctaattgtgttgctgtcctggggctctgtagggtgtgtttctgtttgtgaacagagtcccaggacaagcttgcttaggggactcttctccaggttcatctctctgtaggtgatggctttgttatggaaggtttgggaatcgcttccttttaggtggttatagaatttaacgtctcttttctggattttgataattagtgggtatcggcctaattttgctctgcatgcattatttggtgttctacgttgtacacgggggatatttttgcagaattctgcatgcagagtctcaatttggtgtttgccCCATTTCgtgaaatcttggttggtgagctgaccccagacctcacaaccataaagggcaatgggctctatgactgattcaagtatttttagccagatccctttgatggcatagaaggcccttcttgccttgtctctcagatcgttcacagctttgtggttgttacctgtggtgctgatgtttaggccaaggcaTGTATAGTAGTTTGTGTGTTccagggcaacagtgtcgagatggaatttacATTTCTgatcctggcaactggacctttttagAAACACCATTATTTTGATCTTACTAAGATGTACTGTCAcagcccaggtctggcagaatttgtgcagaagatctaggtgctgctgtaggcactccttggttggtgacagaagcaccagatcatcagcaaacagtagacatttgacttcagattctagtaaaGTGAGGCCATGTggtgcagactgttctagtgccctcggcAATTCGATTATATatattgaagagggtggggcttaagctaaATCCCTTTGAAGGTgaagactcaggttttctgggtctccatgtttttggttggacaggtttctcaatttctttcttaggtttttgcattcttcatcaaaccatttgtcattgttgttcattttcttcggttttctatttgagatttttagatctgatagggaagctgagaggttagatatactgtttaggttttctactgccaagtttacaccttcacttttacagtggaacattttgtccaggaagttgtctaaaagggattgaatttgttgttgcctaattgttttttggtagatgTCCATATTACTCTCCTTCCATctgtagcatttcttaatattattcagatCCTTTGGCTTTGGTGCCTCATGATTGAGCAAAGCTCTGTTCAattagagtgtgattttgctgtgatctgataggggtgtcagtggactgactgtgaacgctctgagagactctgggttgaggtcagtgataaagtagtctacagtactactgccaagagatgagctataggtgtacctaccataggagtcccctcgaagccttccattgactatgtacatacccagcgtgagACAGAGCTGGGGGGGGTGTTGTCATTCTCAGATCTGggtcctgacagtaaatctctctccctgagagagggagggggatagagagagagagcgagaaagagcgagagagataaatggagaagggagagagagagaggagggggagagagaggaaggggagagagaaagagagttagagagagctaTTTGaccatcgttacaacactgtatatagacataatatgacatttgaaatgtctctattccattGGATATTTTGGGAacataatgtttactgttcattttatattgttaatttcacttttgtttattattcaTGTCACTTGATTTggaaatgtaaacatatgtttcccatgccaataaagcactttgaatttagagagagagagagagagagtaagtgagagagggagggagagagagaaagagaaggagagattcccatgccaataaagccccttaaattgaaattgaattgagagagagagtgtgtgagtgagtgaacttgaatgaactacaggacaaaatacaaactctccaacccaaaaaggcctgtagtgttgatggtatcctacatgaaatgatcaaatatacagaccacaaacaACAAATATATAGACCAGAGGTTAAaaggttaaaattggcaaaaaacacacgtttctttccacagggtcgtagggtgagacagggatgcagcttaggccccaccctcttcaacatatatatcaacgaattggcgagggcactagaaaagtctgcagcacccggcctcaccctactaaaATCTGAAGACAAAcatctactgtttgctgatgatctggtgcttctgtcaccaaccatggagggc from Oncorhynchus keta strain PuntledgeMale-10-30-2019 chromosome 10, Oket_V2, whole genome shotgun sequence includes the following:
- the LOC127932603 gene encoding uncharacterized protein LOC127932603, producing MSQPPSSPHSPPHHTTAPSPRYSLPLPHHAKASPSLTTLWPPPPHHATASPPLTTLQPPPSSPRHSPPLTAPSPLTTLRFGSLAPYLKAPYLKAPYLKAPYLKAPYLKAPYLKAPYLKAPYLKAPYLKVSPYLKALYLKAPYLKAPYLNLKAPYLKAPYLKAPYLKAPYLKAPYLKAPYLKAPYLKAPYLKAPYLKAPYLKAPYLKTPYLKAPYLKAPYLKAPYLKAPYLRPRISRPRISRPRISRPRISRPRISRPRISRPRISRPRISRPRISRPRISRPRISRPRISRPVSQGPVSQGPVSQGRISRPRISRPRISRPRISRPRISRPRISRPRISRPRIYLKAPYLKAPYLKAPYLKAPYLKAPYLKAPYLKAPYLKAPYLKAPYLKAPYLKAPYLKALYLKTPYLKAPYLKALYLKRPRISRPRISRPLYLKAPYLKAPYLKAPYLKARISRPRISRPRISYLKAPYLKAPYLKYLKAPYLKAPYLKAPYLKAPYLKAPYLKTPYLKAPYLKAPYLKAPYLKAPYLKTPYLKTPYLKAPYLKAPYLKAPYLKTPYLKTPYLKAPYLKAPFPPIFKQRISQPLEKVWDNIPKVTINRWINYMHIGNVSRI